One stretch of Armigeres subalbatus isolate Guangzhou_Male chromosome 2, GZ_Asu_2, whole genome shotgun sequence DNA includes these proteins:
- the LOC134214279 gene encoding flexible cuticle protein 12-like, with protein MKFAVVFAAVLAIAVAAPVEDRDAQVLQYENDNQGLDGYNFKYETSNGLQRVEQAQLKSFGDDVSALVVRGMYSYQGPDGQTYTVNYVADENGFQPEAPHLPHA; from the exons ATGAAATTCGCCGTTGTATTCGCTGCCGTTCTGGCTATCGCCGTTGCTGCCCCAGTGGAAGATCGGGACGCACAAGTGTTGCAGTACGAGAACGACAACCAGGGACTGGATGGATATAATTTCAA ATACGAGACAAGCAACGGACTCCAGCGAGTAGAACAGGCTCAGTTGAAGAGTTTCGGTGACGATGTCAGCGCGTTGGTCGTACGAGGAATGTACTCCTACCAGGGACCTGATGGGCAGACCTACACCGTGAACTACGTTGCCGATGAAAATGGTTTCCAGCCAGAAGCTCCCCATCTACCACATGCCTAA